Proteins encoded in a region of the Homo sapiens chromosome 9, GRCh38.p14 Primary Assembly genome:
- the CHMP5 gene encoding charged multivesicular body protein 5 isoform 2 (isoform 2 is encoded by transcript variant 2) translates to MNRLFGKAKPKAPPPSLTDCIGTVDSRAESIDKKISRLDAELVKYKDQIKKMREGPAKNMVKQKALRVLKQKRMYEQQRDNLAQQSFNMEQANYTIQSLKDTKTTVDAMKLGVKEMKKAYKQVKIDQIEDLQDQLEDMMEDANEIQEALSRSYGTPELDEDDLEAGWSSGG, encoded by the exons ATGAACCGACTCTTCGGGAAAGCGAAACCCAAGGCTCCGCCGCCCAGCCTGACTGACTGCATTGGCACG GTGGACAGTAGAGCAGAATCCATTGACAAGAAGATTTCTCGATTGGATGCTGAGCTAGTGAAGTATAAGGATCAGATCAAGAAGATGAGAGAGGGTCCTGCAAAG AATATGGTCAAGCAGAAAGCCTTGCGAGTTTTAAAGCAAAAGAGGAT GTATGAGCAGCAGCGGGACAATCTTGCCCAACAGTCATTCAACATGGAACAAGCCAATTATACCATCCAGTCTTTGAAGGACACCAAGACCACG gtTGATGCTATGAAACTGGGAGtaaaggaaatgaagaaggcATACAAGCAAGTGAAGATCGACCAGATTGAG GATTTACAAGACCAGCTAGAGGATATGATGGAAGATGCAAATGAAATCCAAGAAGCACTGAGTCGCAGTTATGGCACCCCAGAACTGGATGAAGATGATTTAGAAGCAG GATGGAGTTCTGGTGGATGA
- the CHMP5 gene encoding charged multivesicular body protein 5 isoform 1 (isoform 1 is encoded by transcript variant 1) — MNRLFGKAKPKAPPPSLTDCIGTVDSRAESIDKKISRLDAELVKYKDQIKKMREGPAKNMVKQKALRVLKQKRMYEQQRDNLAQQSFNMEQANYTIQSLKDTKTTVDAMKLGVKEMKKAYKQVKIDQIEDLQDQLEDMMEDANEIQEALSRSYGTPELDEDDLEAELDALGDELLADEDSSYLDEAASAPAIPEGVPTDTKNKDGVLVDEFGLPQIPAS, encoded by the exons ATGAACCGACTCTTCGGGAAAGCGAAACCCAAGGCTCCGCCGCCCAGCCTGACTGACTGCATTGGCACG GTGGACAGTAGAGCAGAATCCATTGACAAGAAGATTTCTCGATTGGATGCTGAGCTAGTGAAGTATAAGGATCAGATCAAGAAGATGAGAGAGGGTCCTGCAAAG AATATGGTCAAGCAGAAAGCCTTGCGAGTTTTAAAGCAAAAGAGGAT GTATGAGCAGCAGCGGGACAATCTTGCCCAACAGTCATTCAACATGGAACAAGCCAATTATACCATCCAGTCTTTGAAGGACACCAAGACCACG gtTGATGCTATGAAACTGGGAGtaaaggaaatgaagaaggcATACAAGCAAGTGAAGATCGACCAGATTGAG GATTTACAAGACCAGCTAGAGGATATGATGGAAGATGCAAATGAAATCCAAGAAGCACTGAGTCGCAGTTATGGCACCCCAGAACTGGATGAAGATGATTTAGAAGCAG AGTTGGATGCACTAGGTGATGAGCTTCTGGCTGATGAAGACAGTTCTTATTTGGATGAGGCAGCATCTGCACCTGCAATTCCAGAAGGTGTTCCCACTGATACAAAAAACAAG GATGGAGTTCTGGTGGATGAATTTGGATTGCCACAGATCCCTGCTTCATAG